The Schistocerca nitens isolate TAMUIC-IGC-003100 chromosome 2, iqSchNite1.1, whole genome shotgun sequence nucleotide sequence atgctgcaaaatggttcaaatcttatatctctggcaggaaacaaagggtgttattaggaaagagacatgtatcaagctatcaggcctcatccaactgggaactaattacatgtggggtcccacaaggttcaattttggggcccttactttttcttgtgtatatcaatgacctttcatcagtaacattaccagatgccaagtttgttttgtttgccgatgatacaaacattgcaataaatagcaagtcaaatgtagtcttagaaagatcagccaataaaatatttgtggacattaatcactggttcctagccaattctttgtcactaaactttgaaaaaacacactacatgcagttcagaacttgtaaggggtgtcccaagagtatatgtctaacatacgatgacaagaagatagaagaagtggacagtgttaaattcttgggattacagcttgataataaattcaactgggaggagcacaccacagaactgctgaagcgtcttaacaaatctctgtttgcaatgcgaattttgtcagacataggggatataaaaatgaaaaagctggcatactatgcttactttcattccataatgtcatatgggattattttttggggtaattcatcaagccaagctaaagttttccgggcacaaaaacgtgcagtgagagttatatgtggtgtgaactcaagaacatcctgcagaagcctgtttagggaactagggatactaactactgcttcccaatatatttattccttaatgaaatttgtcattaaaaatatatcactttttcaaaccaacagctcaattcatggaatcaatactagaaataagaataatcttcacaaggatttaaagtcacttagtcttgtacaaaaaggtgtgcattattcaggaacacacattttcaataacttgccagcagccataaaaatcttaacaaccaatgaaattcagtttaagagaagcctaaaggatttattggtggccaactccttctactccattgatgaatttcttagtaaaaccaactgatttgtatataagtacaacataacttctgcacaatttcagtgcagtaatgtgttcattgaaaatgtgtgtgtgtgtgtgtgtgtgtgtgtgtgtgtgtgtgtgtgtgtgtgtgttagtataatctaacttctgcatcatttcagtgcagtaatgtgttcattgtaaataagtattacagtagttgtattaccttataaataaataaacttttttattttaaattcagtgcattagtatttgtaaaattactcttagtgttcattaaaaaatgacgatcattccacttgggacctgtggaatggtacattagcttatttgttttaattgtaaatatttgtcatgtattgttgtttttctgacatgttccacatcctggaggacctcctcactacggatcaatcggaatgaaagtaaatctaatctaatctaaagaaaaGTTAACCACATGGAACATCTGCATCTCAGCAGAGAGCAGTCAATTGCTAGCAATCCTTGTGGATGCCCCATGAACTCAGCTGACATTTTGCAATCAGCTGATCACTAGGTGTCAGGCAAGAGCTGGTTGCAACCTGCCACAGTCTCTACAGATAGTACTAATATGAGCATAGATTTTCATGGAGCCATCAGACTGGTGGagaatatgaataaaactgaagcacaagcTTGGAGCAAAAGGTAGAAGTGCATTCACTTGGAAGCAAAAGGCAAAAGCAGAAGCATTAGCTTCTGATTGTAAGAATAACCTTTTTCTTTTACTCTCTACCTTTTACTTCCAACACAGTAGCAAAAGCTCCTAGCCACCTGCTTGGTACGCATTGTCAGCGAACCATTGTTGAGCAAGAGCAGGCTTTATCACTGTTTCCTTTGCCATGcaactgcatttcatttcatttattttcagtgagTACTGTCACTTACTGAAGTTGTCCGATTCAGATGAAAGCTTGGTATGTGCAGAAAGTTCTATGTTGTTTTTAGTCATGGCTTTAGAAAATCATCCTGAGTTATTAGAGAAGTCACAACTTCcagaagcaaaaagaaagaaagaagcagcAATCCTAAATGTTATACATTCATTTGAAACTAATATCAGCATTAAAATTGACAGGAAACAATTGCTAAAGAAAGTTAGTAACTTGAGAACGAGACTAAAAAGGAAAACGGATAAGAACAGAATGGGAAATAAACCTATTGTTTTAAATGTTTGAGAGAAAAAGTTTTACAGCTTGCTACTAAGAGATGGGAATCCTACAATCAACCAGATACCAGGTAAGATAAATTATAAGCTCATGTGAtgttaatatttgtttattttcattcagttaaaaaaattacacacagtcTGTAAATGTTAAAATGAGGTATTTTTTCAAATCGTTAACTTCCAGGGGCAGTGACACTAGAGGTTGCACCGTCCATATCTACACTATCACCAGTAGAGTGCTTGAAGTCATCTGGTAAGATTCAGTTCTAGTTTTTGCTAGTCAAACAAAACTAATTGCTGCTACTTATAAAGATACTAGCGGAAATTTGATTTTCGTGACAGTAGCGAAATGTTCTTATTACTGTATcgtaagtactactactactactactactactactattattattactattattggtgGTGCTAGCAGTAATATGATATGTAAGAGCCATGTTTGCTATTCAGTTTCATTAAGTGCCATGGCTAGAGTTAACTTGGGCTGCCGACATTTCGTAACCCTGTGTGAAGGAAAGTTTCCGCTGTTATCTTTGTAAAGTAAATCTTCATAAAAATGCAAACACATGTTAAGTTCTACCATTGTATACATCTCTGGCATACATATGTGTTTCTAGGAACAGATGTTACACCTCGTGCTGGCCCACCATCCTCTTCGTCTAGAACAAGTCCATATGCTAGGCCACCACCCTTGAAGAAAGGAGCATTGCCAGAAACAGACAAGACGAAGATGCTCAGTAGCACAGAATTACATAGGCTGGTGCTGCTGGAGCAACTGAAGCTCACTCgactgcaaatggaaaaagaaGCTATGTTAATGAACTTTCCCAATATAAAGATGAATAATGTAAACACTTTGCaacaggaggaaaatgaaaatagttttaatGTATGTACCATTCTGTAGACTGTGTTATTCCTTTTCTTGTAGACAAGCAGTAGTTTTGTATCTTTTCgtacataaaaaattcaaaatcctgcATTTTGTATTAgagctgcaattttttgtcttctctGACATCCTCTCCGAAGAATATCCACTTCAGTTAAAggctcatcaccaccaccaccaccaccaccatcttcatgTAAATCCTGTGCTGTGTCTTCAAAATCTTCATCTTGTAGATGTTTTGCAACATTATGCAGTATAAAGCAGCAAGCTATTATTGTTGGAACATTTGGTAAGGCAACTCTACACATAAACTGCAAAACAGGAAACTGTCTCTTCAGCTGACCAAAGCAATGCTCTATCACaactctttcttttttaaaaaggtTATTGAATGACTTGTGACTGTCCTCAGTTGGATTATGAAATGGGGTCATTAGCCAGGGCTCTAGGCCATACCCTTCATCACAAAAAAGAACAGTGTTCTTACATTCACTATTCACTCAGCACTTTCCAGACACTTTAATTTCTCTATATTTGATTGTCATGTACTGACCCGGGCCAGCTAGCCTCAACACTAGTGAACTGTTCCTTCACACTGCATGTAGCCTGCACATTTATACTAGCAAAACCCTTTCTGTTGATATATTCATCACCGAATTGCACAGGTTTTGGAATTCACACATGTGTACAGTCAATTACACCGATAGCACTTGGAAATTTACATATTTGTAGCCACTCATTTTTAGCCACAGTAATATCATGTGTTGATGACGGAAACTTGATCCACAAATCAGCTTTTTCCATTATATTTTTAGAAACACTACTCACTGTTTTACTCATTGTAGTTTGATGAATTCCCATTTCTTCTGCTATTCCAGACTGGAACCCTGGATCAGCTACATACCAAAGGAAAATCTTCATCTTCTGTTCCGACGACAGTGCTCCACCCCTTCTTTCCCCTGTCTGTCAGAAAATGCTTTGCAATCCACTTAACATTTTCTTTGTTGAAACAATACAGAGTTTTATACTGCTCTCCAGGTGGACTGTAGCATTTTTCGTGGCGTAAACATGCTGCTATTTGAACCATATCTGTGCTCTGCAAACGTGAGCCTGCTACTGACCAGCCTTCAAATTTTCAAGCAATTGCTTCCAGAATGAAGTCAGAGCTTCTCTTGCTTCTTACAGTTCATCTAATACCAAAGCAAGAGCTCAAGGGGAAAGCAAAAGctttcattgttctttttgttcCCACAAGCAAAAGCTCGTGCTTCACATTTTATTCATAAATTCTGAAGCTTTAGCTTTGAAATTCAAGGAAAAGCAATTGCTTCACTTTATTCTTACAGCCCATTGCCCAAGTACATGGCTCACTGAGGCAAAGAGGACATGGTGAAATCTATAGTAAAAATGTTAACTAGTCCTGATTTTTTCACAACCTTGTCTTGTATATTAATCAAAATTATTAAAGTATCATTAATGAACCTTGCCCAAATGAGCAGTTTAGGACTTAATATGGATAAGGATTCCTTTAGGTGTCCTATAAAAAAGTTCTAGTTATGAGGATACCATATAAGTGGATTAGCTTATACGTCTGTCTTCAAATTCAACTGAACAATTGTGAGCCTGAATACAGTCTGCCTGCTTCACAAGAAGTGTAGGTTTTCAGTGAGCAGAATATTGAAAAATGTATTGTTTGATGATGGAAAGGCAACAGGCATGTGAAATGTCACTACATAGGGACGTGGCATCAGTAGTTGTGTGAATATATAATTTACTAACTTTTGCAAACCATGCTGCTGAGTGCAACATGGCTAAATCAAGtaactgctttacagcctgtgccacCTGGTTCCTCATCTTCAAAATTTAGCGTCTTTTAAAGGTGTAGATGGGAATACTACTTAATCACGAGTCTGTATCCTTACTTATCCacattctcccccctccccccccccccccttctatttCATCTCATCCACATCACCCCCTTCATTTCATCTCATCCACATAACCACTTTCTTATTTCTTTATGCTACTCTTTGTCCTCTCACCCTACATCACACTTTAGTTGGTTTTGTTGGGGATGTTTCTATCAGTTCATCTCAAACATCCCCTGATGCTGAAAACTTAATTCCTACTATGGTCCAATAAAAGATGGTAGACTGCATGCTGTCACTAATTTGAAACACTTGCTTGACAGAGTGGCACTGAACAGAAGTGTGGCAACACTATAAGAAATAACCAATAACATTGATTAAGAGTTGTGATACAATATGGTACTTAACTTTGATACAGTTGGATATGTGGCATTGGAtgtagtaataatcaggaaatcacaagacaaagagccaacaaaccccaaaacgtaccgaccaatctgtctcttaaacactctcggccaggtacaggaaaggctcctgtgtgaccaTTTACAATCACACAGATGTCTCCTCGGCCTAATGCCCCATCAATTTGGCTCCAGGGTAGGTAGATCAATAGAAGATGCCATCAACTAAGCACTGAAGGTTACAAATAGCATTGGCGACAAATACGTGGCCGCCATACTAATCGACATATCCGGGGCTTTTGACAACCTGTGGCGGCCATCCTTTTTgccaggttaagggaaatgaggctatcagcttcGCTGTACAATAGCATCCttgactactgcagagacagagtgGTGGCATGGAGGGCTGGTACACGGAAGGTTGTCGAGAGAATCAcaaagggatgtccacagggctcgatctgcAGACCAATATTCTGGGATATCACAATCGAGCCCTTGCTAAACGCCCTGGACAGTGACGACATGGTAAGAGGTGTGTTGGCTAACGCATATGACCTGCTCATAGTGGTGTCAGCCAactcgagagcagcactagagacaaaaggcatgcaactgcttcagaaaattaacagttggtgcaaagaaaataaattaaaaatagctcccaacAAAACTGTATAATTACTGCTAagagggacactacagaggaatccaattctaaaattaaACAATACAAGCATACAGAAGAAGCAAGCCACACATTATCCCGGACTGCATCTTGAtgaaaaacagactttcaaccatcatataaaattgacaattgacaaagcctccaaaattatgcacagaCTAGCAAAACtaaacacaactcagtacaaattacctattaagacaATAAGGACGTACCACATTGCAATATTTGAATCCATCACATGATTTGCTgcaagtgcttgggctcacagattgaacatacagactaacaagacaagGTCAATGTAGTGTACTCCTGAGAACGAGCGGAGCCTTCGACACCACATCACTAGAGACgctttgcgttgtgatggggacctgccctatagacagaacaatacattatagagctgcactttactggcttaagagggacaggctcgataaagtcacAAAAATTACGgaaaccaacattatgaacaaataacaaatgaaataatggcggattcaaacatggcagagagagtgggatgtATCCAACAAGGGTCGctgagtacactctttctttcttcatgtacatgaaagactacaactgaaacatgttgACTCTAGCtgggggatggtccatttcctgacaggccacgggctGTATCCGGTACATTATCTCTGCATGGGACTAACTATCAATGAAGTATGAGTATGCGGAGAAgctgggacaccagaacatgtcataCTGCTGTGCAACatgctagcacaagtgagacctatacagaataACAATGACATTGCCAGAATAATATGTAATCCCGATgattggaacacaataaatagtgtagctgatattgtatcgaacacactGCACGAAGAATGCAAGTGCCAAAACCCATATGGgaggaggcgtagacaagcacaaaccaCGTGGGAGGACACAAACgtgaccacagattccgaaactgaGGCAGGAACAccaagtgaacatgactcagaagggatcaatatgtaagggaccaaaaccaacaatgcatgacactgcaTGCACAACACAGTTACAAACAACTCAACAGTCATAAAACAAATACCGGCACCACATatgaagactgtagtaataaggtaatgttgCTTGgcaggagaaggctcgaagaacttttattccgaggctcctcctccccaaggACATACTGCATAgtttttaaagtatactgcacacaagcagtaatgtattccTGGTTTTactgtgtgcagacagaagtatattcccttctctattcaaagctacaatcaatgaattttatatattagtaatgtattaagttatttaaggaataatgcattcaagtagcaatgaacgcAAGTTTATTTCTCATGTAAAGTTAAAATTCTTGTATTCCACATATGAAGTGCTATAacagtatttaatctgtataatctgtgtaaacatacatgagcaaaaaccatttcagatgagaatagctcgaggttgtatcgagaccttctcatctgaaataggtagaaatagaccattatcaaccaacatgctacttagactatattacacatccaaatacagcatatcacttccctctacacactgcaaattattttcaccacactcattgtattacattcttctttcttttctttttatttttctttgacatttacattatgtaaattatattctcatcaagtaggtagtaacaaattatatggaatcattttaacaattgttaagcatttaaTTCGCTGCAACCTCAGAGAAATCTCTATATATTATgtcctttatattatttaaaaaaagcattaacaactgtataccaataagattgtaacaataagtctttgctgttagattcagaagcatctgacccaccttacatttcaaagtAGTggattactctgtactgttaatgaaataaataaataaataaataaaatggatgtCCATAGCTGATATAATTAAATCTAAATAACTTtgtgatatgaagatggcatctgttctttcggacatgtttgaactgctgacgggtgttgatatacatcaatggggacagttgaaaatgtgtgccccgactgggactcgaacccgggatctcctgcttacatgacagacactctatccttctgagccaccgagggcacagaggatagtgtgactgcagggatttatctccagcacactccccgtgagactcgCGTTCTcagcttatagtccacacactacattcgtagtgcccctgccattacacccattactcgcagcagacaatccaccgagtgctgtaagagttcaggcaaatcttgtgcatccgcactaaaggaggtcatcagccggttagccttaaacgatatgaagatggcatctgttctttgtTTGCCACGAGTAATGGCTGTAATGGGAATGTAgtgtgtgtggactataagttgagaatgtgggtctcacagggagcgtgccagcgataaatccctgcagtcgca carries:
- the LOC126235457 gene encoding uncharacterized protein LOC126235457, which produces MIRPTDETFEQQRMPCSRSEEWIVNLLWQNKPLKAENSENGTYSGIYNLDVDDAGSRSEETIPEAPHIPGAVTLEVAPSISTLSPVECLKSSGTDVTPRAGPPSSSSRTSPYARPPPLKKGALPETDKTKMLSSTELHRLVLLEQLKLTRLQMEKEAMLMNFPNIKMNNVNTLQQEENENSFNVCTIL